The following are from one region of the Stanieria cyanosphaera PCC 7437 genome:
- a CDS encoding hybrid sensor histidine kinase/response regulator has translation MITDPDIRDRAYQYFLEEAPALLETIEEEIFALNSDSIDAKTRPLRVNTLMRATHTLKGGAANVGLETIKTVAHSMEDVFKALYNPDLVIDAEIKKLLYESYECLRIPLTAELSKTSIDRSEILDRTATVFAQLQEKFGDYLVDQDAFPTSAELGLDVVESFFQAVIPERIQELSIALAAANPQHIAETLQLQADIFLGLAESLELPGFGEIAKTILTALQQYPQRAEEIAELAIANLRQAQQQVLNGDRALGGQPSEALLQLLNHSVSPKLEELWLPRSEQDEPFIEINAEEAEDFSNDFETDTELTIIQLNIATESSEENHPSELLSEIWGEEIVSEPESIDDTIIQTDEIITSQAQQSESEPSLDKEINHNQAEETIAQVTLESDQIQPETIEVDSLPTTIAKIGNISKQSSTNKTPNNQTVRVHLESLEKLNDLIGELLINQNQNVSKDEEIYNAIQKLVEQINHNEQIINQLIDLADEISLSEQQQKILQELPEKLTQITNQSNFLIQSSQKIERNKQLNQLLQQATDSNSHLARIADHLKNFNKQSRNNVQKQQRMLLNMRDELIETRMSPLGRIFNRFPRLIEQLLTSYDKQVDLKISGSHVLVDKAVEEKLYDPLLHLIRNAFDHGIESPAARSQSGKPSKGTIELRAYYQGNQTIIEVKDDGQGLNLEKIKQRGIERNLITPQQANSSNPSQLLELLFEPGFSTADRVSDLSGRGVGLDVVRSQIEAINGAIAIESTPNQGTIFALQIPLTLTIAKLMLTQAKGMTYALLIDSIERIVIPTSNQVKIFEGQKVLHWEHNGNNEIIPVRSLASLMEYCRTTQQQTDLSQENEYKPILLLHRQGGLLGLEVDRVLGEQELVIRPLGSAIAPPRYVYGCSILKDSSLTLVIDGAALHREFEYRSLSLNQRSFLGTQTQRALPSESEQSQPLLESSSASEIISQTLLVVDDSSSLRQTIAMSLQKISNQVIQAENGLNALEKLHQSEEIGLVVCDLEMPFMNGFQFLKAIRQHHNFSNIPVIILTSRDSAKHRKLALELGAAAYLIKPYREEELLDTIVKILNASNLKAQAFI, from the coding sequence ATGATTACTGACCCTGATATTCGCGATCGAGCTTATCAGTATTTCCTTGAAGAAGCTCCTGCATTACTAGAAACTATTGAAGAAGAAATTTTTGCTCTCAATAGTGACTCCATAGACGCTAAAACCAGACCTTTAAGAGTAAATACCTTAATGCGAGCAACTCATACTCTCAAAGGAGGTGCAGCCAATGTAGGGTTAGAAACCATCAAAACTGTAGCTCATTCAATGGAGGATGTCTTTAAAGCTCTTTATAATCCTGATTTAGTTATTGATGCTGAAATCAAAAAACTTTTATACGAAAGCTATGAGTGCCTTCGGATTCCTTTGACCGCAGAATTAAGTAAAACTTCAATTGATCGCAGTGAAATTTTAGACCGTACTGCTACTGTTTTTGCTCAATTACAAGAGAAATTTGGTGATTATCTAGTCGATCAAGATGCCTTTCCTACTTCAGCAGAATTAGGTTTAGATGTAGTTGAATCTTTCTTTCAAGCAGTTATTCCTGAACGAATTCAAGAACTGTCTATCGCTTTAGCTGCTGCTAATCCTCAACACATTGCTGAAACATTACAACTGCAAGCCGATATTTTTCTAGGTTTAGCGGAATCTTTAGAATTACCTGGTTTTGGTGAAATAGCTAAAACAATTTTAACTGCCCTACAACAGTACCCTCAACGTGCAGAAGAAATCGCTGAACTAGCGATCGCGAATCTACGCCAAGCTCAACAACAAGTTTTAAATGGCGATCGCGCTTTGGGGGGACAACCTTCCGAAGCTCTTTTACAACTACTCAATCATTCTGTTTCACCTAAATTAGAAGAACTTTGGTTGCCACGATCTGAGCAAGATGAACCATTTATTGAAATTAATGCTGAAGAGGCTGAAGATTTTTCCAATGATTTTGAAACTGACACAGAATTAACGATTATTCAACTCAACATTGCTACTGAGTCTTCTGAAGAAAATCATCCTAGTGAATTATTGAGTGAAATTTGGGGTGAAGAAATAGTTTCAGAGCCTGAATCTATCGATGATACCATTATCCAAACTGATGAAATTATTACTTCTCAAGCTCAACAATCAGAATCAGAACCATCTTTAGATAAAGAAATTAATCATAACCAAGCAGAAGAAACCATTGCTCAAGTTACTTTAGAATCTGATCAAATTCAACCAGAAACTATTGAGGTAGATTCCCTACCTACCACCATAGCTAAAATTGGTAATATCAGTAAACAATCTTCTACTAATAAAACTCCAAATAATCAAACCGTCAGAGTTCATTTAGAATCTTTAGAAAAGTTAAACGATTTAATTGGAGAATTATTAATTAATCAAAATCAAAATGTCTCCAAAGACGAAGAAATTTATAATGCTATTCAAAAATTAGTTGAACAAATTAATCATAACGAACAAATAATTAATCAATTAATCGATCTGGCTGATGAAATTTCTTTATCAGAACAACAACAAAAAATCTTACAAGAATTACCAGAAAAATTAACTCAAATTACTAATCAATCTAATTTTCTGATTCAATCTTCTCAAAAAATTGAGCGGAATAAACAATTAAATCAATTACTACAACAGGCAACAGATAGTAATTCTCACTTAGCTCGTATCGCCGATCATCTCAAAAACTTTAACAAACAATCGAGAAATAACGTTCAAAAACAACAACGTATGTTGTTAAACATGAGAGATGAATTAATCGAAACCAGAATGTCTCCTCTGGGTAGAATTTTCAATCGTTTTCCTCGTTTAATTGAACAGTTATTAACTTCTTACGATAAACAAGTAGACTTAAAAATTAGTGGTAGTCATGTTCTAGTTGATAAAGCAGTCGAAGAAAAACTCTACGATCCTTTATTACATCTCATTCGTAATGCTTTTGATCATGGCATTGAATCTCCCGCAGCACGTTCTCAGAGTGGTAAACCATCCAAAGGAACTATCGAACTTAGAGCTTATTATCAAGGTAATCAAACTATCATTGAAGTAAAAGATGATGGACAAGGATTAAACCTGGAAAAAATCAAACAACGTGGAATTGAAAGAAATTTAATCACACCTCAACAAGCAAATAGTTCTAATCCTAGTCAACTCTTAGAACTGCTATTTGAACCAGGATTTTCCACTGCGGATCGAGTTAGTGATCTTTCTGGTAGAGGTGTTGGATTAGATGTAGTTCGTTCTCAAATTGAAGCTATTAACGGTGCGATCGCGATTGAATCTACTCCCAATCAGGGGACAATTTTTGCTTTACAAATACCATTGACTTTAACTATTGCTAAGTTAATGTTAACCCAAGCCAAGGGAATGACTTATGCCCTCTTAATTGATTCGATTGAAAGAATTGTGATTCCTACTTCTAATCAAGTCAAAATCTTTGAAGGACAAAAAGTATTACATTGGGAACACAATGGTAACAATGAAATTATTCCTGTGCGTAGTTTAGCTAGTTTGATGGAATACTGCCGAACTACTCAACAACAAACTGATTTATCCCAAGAAAATGAATACAAACCAATTTTACTACTTCATCGTCAAGGAGGCTTGCTCGGTTTAGAAGTAGATCGAGTTTTAGGAGAACAAGAATTAGTCATTCGTCCTTTGGGTAGTGCGATCGCACCCCCTCGATATGTTTATGGTTGTAGTATTTTAAAAGACAGTAGTTTAACTTTAGTTATTGATGGCGCAGCTTTACACAGAGAATTTGAATATCGTAGTTTGTCCCTCAATCAACGCTCTTTTTTAGGCACTCAAACTCAACGAGCTTTGCCTTCTGAATCTGAGCAATCCCAACCACTTTTAGAAAGTTCCTCAGCTTCGGAGATAATTTCACAAACTTTACTAGTGGTAGATGATTCTTCTAGTTTGAGGCAAACTATTGCTATGTCTCTGCAAAAAATTAGTAATCAAGTAATTCAAGCTGAAAATGGACTGAATGCGCTAGAAAAGTTACATCAATCTGAAGAGATTGGTTTAGTAGTCTGCGATCTAGAAATGCCCTTTATGAATGGCTTTCAGTTTTTAAAAGCGATTCGACAACATCATAATTTCAGTAATATTCCTGTGATTATTCTTACTTCCAGAGACAGCGCAAAGCATCGGAAATTAGCTTTAGAATTGGGTGCTGCTGCTTATTTAATCAAACCTTATCGAGAAGAAGAATTACTTGATACTATTGTCAAAATTTTGAATGCTAGTAATTTGAAAGCACAAGCTTTCATTTAA
- a CDS encoding GAF domain-containing protein: MAIEHIFTEITENKAEKKNLISEIIKKIRTTPTEEDILNIAVEALHQALECDRVIVYNLQPESRGKIVAELVNSDFPKTIDSVIVDPCFEHRYINKYQQGRVIAVANIYEAGMTPCYIENLEKIAVKANLVTPILIPDESLYGLLVVHQCSQPRQWTPSEIELATQIASEIGWALENVRRKQQYQKLTQQWQRNYQWQQSLQAVMKKMNSGCNCAEVLQIAVEQVKEILQCDRVIIYGLQKPNQGTIVAESTFAALAPILGQTILDPCFEYRYLDQYRQGRVIAVANIYEAGMTPCYMENLEKIAVKANLVVPINCEDEAIYGLLVAHQCFNFREWQTEEIEWLKQVGIQTGFALSKAKLKEQVESFNSVFTNLQNTKQEIAVAKTQIREIRLKVQDTSDILGEINNLYKMLDREVTLINQANLIQDDKKSQLIKIIFKKIRQNSQKIGENIHLFAGQTYQTEELLQNLKTNLDHNILNHHKTK; this comes from the coding sequence ATGGCTATAGAGCATATTTTTACTGAAATCACCGAAAATAAAGCTGAAAAAAAGAATTTAATTAGTGAGATTATCAAAAAAATTCGCACTACTCCTACAGAAGAAGATATTTTAAATATTGCAGTAGAAGCACTTCATCAAGCTTTAGAATGCGACCGCGTAATAGTTTATAATTTACAGCCAGAATCAAGAGGAAAAATTGTTGCTGAATTAGTTAATTCAGACTTTCCGAAAACTATAGATAGTGTCATTGTTGATCCTTGTTTCGAGCATAGATATATTAACAAGTATCAACAAGGTCGAGTTATTGCAGTAGCTAATATTTATGAAGCAGGCATGACTCCTTGCTATATTGAAAACTTAGAAAAAATCGCAGTTAAAGCCAATTTAGTTACTCCCATACTCATTCCTGACGAATCATTGTATGGACTGTTGGTAGTTCATCAATGTTCTCAACCTCGTCAGTGGACACCATCGGAAATAGAGCTTGCTACTCAGATTGCTTCAGAAATAGGTTGGGCTTTAGAAAATGTTCGTCGTAAGCAACAATATCAGAAATTAACACAACAATGGCAGAGAAATTACCAATGGCAACAATCTTTACAAGCAGTTATGAAAAAGATGAATTCTGGTTGTAATTGTGCTGAAGTTTTACAAATAGCTGTTGAGCAAGTTAAAGAAATTTTACAATGTGACCGCGTAATAATCTACGGTCTTCAAAAACCTAATCAAGGAACTATTGTAGCTGAATCTACTTTTGCTGCTTTAGCTCCGATCTTAGGACAAACTATTCTCGATCCTTGTTTTGAGTATAGATATCTTGATCAATATCGCCAAGGTCGAGTTATTGCAGTAGCTAATATTTATGAAGCAGGTATGACTCCTTGCTATATGGAAAACTTAGAAAAAATAGCCGTCAAAGCCAATTTAGTTGTGCCAATTAATTGTGAAGATGAAGCAATTTATGGTTTATTAGTAGCTCATCAATGTTTTAATTTTCGAGAATGGCAAACCGAAGAAATTGAATGGCTCAAGCAAGTAGGAATACAAACTGGATTTGCCCTATCAAAAGCTAAATTAAAAGAACAAGTAGAATCGTTCAATTCAGTTTTTACAAACTTACAAAACACTAAACAGGAAATAGCGGTCGCAAAAACTCAAATTCGAGAAATTCGGCTAAAAGTTCAAGATACAAGCGATATTTTAGGAGAAATTAATAATTTATACAAAATGTTAGACAGAGAAGTAACCTTGATTAATCAAGCTAATTTGATTCAAGATGACAAGAAAAGTCAATTAATTAAAATTATTTTCAAAAAAATCAGGCAAAACTCTCAGAAAATTGGAGAAAATATTCATTTATTTGCTGGACAAACTTATCAAACTGAAGAATTACTTCAAAATCTCAAGACTAATCTTGATCACAATATCCTCAATCATCACAAAACAAAATAA
- a CDS encoding bifunctional serine/threonine-protein kinase/formylglycine-generating enzyme family protein: MSQCLNPNCLHLNPQSTQICEQCGAKLLLVDRYRAIKILGKGGFGRTFLAIDEFKPSKPRCVIKQFLPDVKGEKSLKKAAELFEREAMRLDELGKHEQIPELFAYFSQEERQYLIQEFIDGDDLAKELAQKGVFSEQQIQELLKDLLTVLKFVHVNNVIHRDIKPENIIRRKRDGKLVLVDFGAAKDTEAADLSVTGTIIGSAAYIAPEQAVGKPKFASDLYSLGATCLHLLTNIEPTELFDVAEGEWIWREYLRDNEIRYELSRVLDKLVEGATKRRFQSVEEVLHALDHQAPLPGIRQVASASSHRAYHQASIAKTQPTPLSVHKLDLKIFQFNFVTIALDQSIVVAKKPKLQTRHFRGKAKYITLKLSQDITMDLVGIPGGQFLMGSPENEPERGNDESPQHSVNIRPFLLGKYLVTQAQWQAVMKKNPARFIHPNRPVEKVSWYDCLEFCQKLSNLIGREFRLPTESEWEYACRGKTNTPFHFGTTITTDLANYNGEYSYEIEIQGKYRHETTEVGSFSSNSFGLYDMHGNLAEWCFDSWHPSYDNASIDGSAWTSNQEKDNRILRGGSWLHLPGCCRSSHRLSAAPNIKSDAFGFRIAASV; encoded by the coding sequence ATGAGTCAATGCCTGAATCCAAATTGTTTGCATCTTAATCCGCAGTCTACACAAATTTGTGAACAATGTGGAGCAAAATTACTACTAGTTGATCGCTATCGTGCTATAAAAATTTTAGGTAAAGGTGGTTTTGGTAGAACTTTTTTAGCTATTGATGAATTTAAACCTTCTAAACCTCGTTGTGTAATTAAACAATTTCTTCCTGATGTTAAAGGAGAAAAAAGCTTAAAAAAAGCAGCAGAACTTTTTGAAAGAGAAGCAATGCGTCTTGATGAATTAGGCAAACACGAACAAATTCCCGAATTATTTGCTTATTTTAGTCAAGAAGAGCGTCAGTATTTAATTCAAGAATTTATTGATGGTGATGATCTTGCTAAAGAATTAGCGCAGAAAGGAGTTTTTAGCGAACAACAAATACAAGAATTACTAAAAGATTTATTAACAGTATTAAAGTTTGTTCATGTTAATAACGTCATTCATCGTGACATCAAACCAGAAAATATTATTCGTCGCAAAAGAGATGGCAAACTAGTTTTAGTAGATTTTGGTGCAGCCAAAGATACAGAAGCAGCCGATTTATCCGTCACGGGAACAATAATTGGTTCAGCAGCATATATAGCTCCCGAACAAGCTGTCGGTAAACCAAAATTTGCTAGTGATTTGTATAGTTTAGGAGCAACTTGCCTTCATTTACTTACTAATATCGAACCAACAGAATTATTTGATGTTGCTGAAGGAGAATGGATTTGGCGCGAATATTTAAGAGACAACGAGATTAGATATGAACTTAGCCGTGTCTTAGATAAATTAGTTGAAGGTGCAACAAAAAGGCGTTTTCAATCAGTCGAAGAAGTTTTACACGCACTTGATCATCAAGCACCATTACCAGGAATACGTCAGGTAGCTTCTGCATCTTCTCATCGTGCTTATCATCAAGCTTCGATTGCCAAAACCCAACCAACTCCTTTATCAGTTCACAAGTTAGATTTAAAAATTTTTCAATTTAATTTTGTTACGATCGCTTTAGATCAATCTATAGTTGTTGCTAAGAAACCTAAACTGCAAACTCGTCACTTTCGAGGCAAAGCTAAGTATATAACTCTCAAATTGTCTCAAGACATAACTATGGATTTGGTGGGAATTCCTGGTGGTCAATTTTTAATGGGTTCTCCAGAAAATGAACCAGAAAGAGGCAATGATGAAAGTCCCCAACATTCGGTAAATATTCGTCCTTTTTTGTTGGGTAAATATTTAGTGACTCAAGCTCAATGGCAAGCAGTGATGAAAAAGAATCCTGCTCGATTTATTCATCCCAATAGACCTGTAGAAAAAGTATCTTGGTATGATTGTTTAGAATTTTGCCAAAAATTATCGAATTTAATCGGTAGAGAGTTTCGCTTACCAACAGAATCGGAATGGGAATATGCTTGTCGTGGTAAAACTAACACGCCTTTTCATTTTGGTACGACTATTACTACTGATTTAGCTAATTATAACGGCGAGTATAGCTATGAAATTGAGATTCAAGGCAAATATCGTCATGAAACGACTGAAGTAGGTAGTTTTTCCTCTAATAGCTTTGGTTTATACGATATGCACGGTAATTTAGCTGAATGGTGTTTTGATAGCTGGCACCCTAGCTATGATAATGCTTCTATTGATGGTAGTGCTTGGACTAGTAATCAAGAAAAAGATAATCGTATTTTACGAGGTGGCTCTTGGCTTCATCTTCCTGGTTGTTGTCGTTCTTCTCATCGTTTGAGTGCTGCTCCTAATATTAAGTCTGATGCTTTTGGTTTTCGGATAGCTGCTAGTGTTTAA
- a CDS encoding cation:proton antiporter domain-containing protein → MESILGLSLPFKDPILIFGICMVVILATPLLFERLRLPGLIGPIVAGVVLGSSVLNILERGQAIELLGNVGLLYIMFLSGLEINMSQFRKNRDRSLVFGLITFTIPQVLGTIIFRYLLGFDWAASILIASMFASHTLVPYPIISRLGIMKNDAVVTTVGGTILTDTVALLVLVVVARGYEGELTTTFWITLALSMIIYIAAVIYLLPLLARWFFRNVSDGGKSEFIFVLAVVFILSYLARAVGTEAILGAFLVGLTLNGLIPERSRLMNRIQFFGETFIIPFFLIFIGLLVDVSVLASGFTAWIVMISMLSTNVITKWIAANITRRIYNYSNAEGWVIFGLSTCEAAATLAATLVGYELGIIGDDVLNGVVLMIFATCILGPSIVNRFGREVARQQEEQPYEPGKAPQRILVPLANPSTSEILVNIAAMLRENKSEETVFPLTVVAEETDSENTEVNVAAAERLLAHAVVHAAEIDLPVNPVTRVARNPASGIVEAATERRVSDIVIGWNGASSPQQRIFGTVIDQMLEKSTQQVWVCKINHPVNTFQCLIVVLPTLIDHNPGFYEAVRSLKHLASQLGASLQVLVVNDQADRLQQHFNEVAIEVTTSFMQVATWQELRSYLQKTSNDTNLIILVSAREGTVAHERALEHLPQMLADLQSSFLVLYPSEKEARSFGAFQPQYLPDILTEERVLLNLNTLSYEQTVNALLSTAIDQQDPRHNRVLKALVYDDVGYASEILPGVIISHARVQELKETKMFLGIHPQGVRHERAAQPVHVVVLLLSPAQRTTQDHLAQLAEVAQYFGHVENLDQLIACDNTLQVQDWFERQKTM, encoded by the coding sequence ATGGAATCAATTCTAGGGCTATCCCTTCCCTTTAAAGACCCAATTCTCATTTTCGGAATTTGCATGGTTGTCATTTTGGCAACACCGCTACTCTTTGAACGGTTGCGACTTCCTGGGCTAATTGGTCCAATTGTGGCAGGGGTTGTTCTAGGTTCTAGTGTCCTAAATATTTTAGAACGAGGACAAGCGATTGAATTGCTTGGTAATGTAGGACTGCTTTACATCATGTTTTTATCGGGGTTAGAGATTAATATGTCTCAGTTCCGTAAAAATCGCGATCGCAGTCTCGTTTTTGGTCTGATCACATTTACTATTCCTCAAGTATTAGGTACTATCATCTTTCGATATCTGCTTGGATTCGATTGGGCAGCCTCAATTTTGATTGCCAGTATGTTTGCTTCTCATACTCTTGTGCCTTATCCGATTATTAGTCGACTAGGCATTATGAAAAATGATGCTGTCGTAACGACAGTTGGTGGTACTATCCTCACCGATACCGTTGCTTTATTGGTACTGGTTGTGGTAGCACGAGGATATGAAGGAGAACTGACTACAACATTCTGGATCACTCTGGCACTGTCGATGATAATTTATATAGCAGCCGTAATTTATCTACTTCCTCTACTGGCTCGCTGGTTTTTTCGCAATGTATCAGATGGTGGTAAAAGTGAGTTTATTTTTGTTCTCGCAGTCGTCTTTATTTTATCTTATTTAGCTCGTGCTGTTGGTACTGAGGCTATTCTTGGCGCGTTTTTAGTTGGACTAACACTGAATGGTTTAATTCCTGAGCGTAGTCGCTTGATGAATCGTATTCAGTTTTTTGGCGAGACTTTTATTATTCCTTTTTTCTTAATCTTTATTGGTTTATTGGTAGATGTCTCAGTCTTAGCAAGTGGCTTCACTGCTTGGATTGTGATGATTTCTATGTTATCGACTAATGTGATAACTAAATGGATTGCTGCAAATATTACTCGCCGTATCTACAATTATTCCAACGCTGAAGGGTGGGTTATTTTTGGTTTGTCTACTTGTGAAGCTGCTGCAACCCTAGCAGCAACATTAGTAGGTTATGAGCTAGGCATTATTGGAGATGATGTCTTAAATGGTGTGGTGCTGATGATCTTTGCTACTTGTATTTTAGGTCCGTCGATAGTCAATCGATTTGGTCGGGAAGTGGCACGACAGCAAGAAGAACAACCTTACGAACCAGGTAAAGCTCCGCAAAGAATTCTTGTTCCCTTAGCAAACCCATCCACCAGTGAAATCCTCGTGAATATTGCAGCTATGCTACGGGAAAATAAATCTGAGGAAACGGTATTCCCTCTTACAGTTGTAGCAGAAGAAACGGATAGCGAAAATACAGAAGTTAATGTGGCTGCTGCGGAGCGATTGTTAGCTCATGCAGTGGTTCATGCAGCAGAAATAGATCTGCCTGTTAATCCAGTAACTCGTGTTGCCCGAAATCCAGCATCAGGAATTGTGGAGGCTGCAACAGAGCGACGAGTCAGCGATATTGTGATCGGCTGGAACGGAGCAAGCTCTCCTCAGCAGCGCATTTTTGGCACAGTGATTGACCAGATGTTAGAAAAATCGACCCAACAGGTGTGGGTTTGTAAGATCAATCATCCTGTGAACACCTTTCAGTGTCTAATTGTTGTCTTACCTACATTGATTGATCATAATCCAGGTTTTTACGAAGCAGTGCGATCGCTCAAACATTTAGCATCACAATTAGGAGCGTCGCTGCAAGTGTTAGTGGTTAATGATCAAGCTGATCGACTTCAGCAGCATTTTAATGAGGTAGCCATTGAAGTTACAACTAGCTTTATGCAGGTTGCCACCTGGCAAGAACTTCGTTCTTATCTCCAAAAAACTTCTAATGATACCAACTTAATCATTTTAGTCAGTGCTAGAGAGGGAACTGTAGCTCATGAACGAGCGTTAGAGCATTTACCGCAAATGTTAGCAGATCTCCAATCTAGTTTCCTGGTGCTATACCCTTCTGAGAAAGAAGCCCGAAGTTTTGGTGCTTTTCAACCACAATACTTACCAGATATTTTGACTGAAGAACGAGTGCTGTTAAATCTAAATACCTTATCCTATGAACAAACTGTTAATGCTTTACTAAGCACTGCAATTGACCAACAAGATCCCCGTCACAATAGGGTGTTAAAAGCTCTGGTTTACGACGATGTCGGCTATGCCAGTGAGATTCTACCAGGAGTAATTATATCTCACGCACGGGTGCAAGAATTAAAAGAAACCAAAATGTTTTTGGGAATTCATCCTCAAGGAGTACGTCACGAGCGAGCAGCCCAACCCGTTCATGTAGTCGTACTTTTGTTGAGTCCAGCACAGCGAACTACCCAAGATCATTTAGCTCAATTAGCAGAAGTTGCTCAGTATTTTGGTCATGTCGAAAATTTAGATCAGCTAATTGCTTGTGATAATACTCTCCAAGTGCAAGACTGGTTTGAGCGGCAGAAAACAATGTAA
- a CDS encoding universal stress protein produces MKISFKRILVALERNDSAVQVFEQALTLAKQNDSNLILTSWIKLKTLEQLSLLIDAGCGLVSSAKLRKFQDEHLNEVKESWLWLCDYALQAQAYGINAEVKCETGEARVQICTLVQQWEADLIVVGHGGKPSLKEKLFGNITNQVVLHAPCSVIVVQPESKTQNLSHFKTSKSIREPNKIAQQSMWNLQVPVAYKP; encoded by the coding sequence ATGAAAATCTCTTTTAAAAGGATTTTAGTGGCACTTGAGCGCAATGATTCAGCAGTTCAAGTATTTGAACAGGCACTCACCCTAGCCAAGCAAAATGACAGTAATCTTATTCTCACCAGTTGGATCAAATTGAAAACTCTAGAACAATTAAGTCTATTGATTGATGCAGGCTGTGGGTTGGTGAGTTCGGCAAAGTTACGAAAATTTCAAGATGAACATTTGAATGAGGTAAAAGAATCTTGGCTGTGGTTATGTGACTATGCCTTACAAGCACAAGCATACGGTATTAATGCAGAAGTTAAATGTGAAACGGGAGAGGCAAGAGTTCAAATTTGCACCTTAGTGCAGCAATGGGAAGCAGATCTCATCGTTGTTGGGCATGGTGGAAAACCAAGTCTGAAGGAAAAACTATTTGGCAACATAACCAATCAGGTGGTTCTTCATGCCCCTTGTTCTGTCATTGTTGTACAACCTGAAAGTAAAACCCAAAACTTGTCTCATTTTAAAACATCAAAAAGTATACGAGAGCCAAACAAAATTGCACAGCAATCAATGTGGAATTTGCAAGTTCCAGTGGCATATAAACCATAA
- a CDS encoding DUF2092 domain-containing protein — MSKFKTCCRIAALFTGLIVNSQMTTFAETPTPQKQNTSIIIAQTDESILNPAIEEKAAEILRQMSDFIESQEQFSFSAESERDVLTSTGVFVQVTHSGEMIVNRPNQFRSNATGDLVQREFWYDGKQITVVDKQRNIYATENASANMDQALDTLIQKLNVSMPLAELLYSDIYEGLLENVQAGFYFGMGKVEDVPCHHLVFVQEGIDWQVWIEDSETPLLRKVSIAYKNREGVPRYTATLSDWNLKPEIATEQFTFSPPANAKKVEFVQATPY; from the coding sequence GTGAGTAAATTTAAAACTTGCTGTAGGATAGCTGCACTTTTTACAGGATTAATAGTTAATTCACAGATGACTACGTTTGCAGAAACACCAACGCCTCAAAAACAAAATACTAGCATTATTATTGCTCAGACAGATGAATCAATTCTCAATCCTGCGATTGAAGAGAAAGCAGCCGAAATTCTGCGTCAGATGTCTGATTTTATCGAATCTCAAGAGCAATTCTCTTTTTCTGCTGAGAGTGAAAGAGATGTGCTGACTTCTACAGGTGTTTTTGTTCAGGTTACTCATTCGGGTGAGATGATTGTTAATCGTCCCAATCAATTTCGGTCAAATGCAACTGGAGATTTGGTACAAAGAGAGTTTTGGTATGATGGCAAACAAATAACTGTGGTAGACAAGCAACGTAACATCTATGCAACCGAAAATGCTTCTGCCAATATGGATCAAGCTTTAGATACCCTGATTCAAAAATTAAACGTCAGTATGCCTCTAGCTGAACTACTCTACAGTGACATATATGAAGGTTTGCTCGAAAATGTACAAGCTGGTTTCTACTTTGGCATGGGTAAGGTTGAGGATGTTCCTTGTCACCATTTAGTCTTTGTTCAAGAAGGTATAGACTGGCAAGTATGGATTGAAGACAGCGAAACTCCTTTGTTGCGGAAAGTATCTATTGCTTATAAAAATCGAGAAGGCGTACCAAGATATACAGCGACTCTCTCAGATTGGAATTTAAAACCAGAAATAGCGACCGAGCAGTTTACTTTCTCGCCTCCTGCTAATGCTAAAAAGGTGGAGTTTGTCCAGGCAACACCTTATTAA
- a CDS encoding glycine zipper family protein encodes MNEKKRNQQSIVTTIAIAIAIVTINADSAMTQQVYPQSGQSPQQQQRDENQCSSWATQQTGYQPPLSSKSGGGRVLRDAARGAGIGAVAGLLGGDIGTGAAIGGAVGGISGGIRDHDEKEQRKDFDRAFAACMEGRGYSVK; translated from the coding sequence ATGAACGAGAAAAAAAGAAATCAACAATCAATAGTAACCACAATCGCGATCGCAATAGCAATAGTAACCATCAATGCTGATTCGGCAATGACACAGCAAGTATATCCTCAAAGCGGACAAAGTCCTCAACAGCAACAAAGAGACGAAAATCAGTGTAGCAGTTGGGCAACTCAACAAACAGGATATCAACCTCCTCTTAGTAGTAAATCAGGTGGTGGCAGAGTTTTACGAGATGCTGCTCGTGGTGCCGGTATAGGTGCAGTCGCTGGACTTCTAGGTGGTGATATTGGCACTGGTGCAGCTATTGGTGGAGCCGTTGGAGGCATTAGTGGTGGTATACGCGATCATGATGAGAAAGAACAACGAAAAGATTTTGATCGTGCTTTTGCTGCCTGCATGGAAGGTAGAGGATACAGTGTCAAATAA